From the genome of Streptomyces sp. NBC_01304:
GTGCGCAGGGCGCGACCGTGTACTCCGGAGCCGGGGAGCCGTTGCACTGTCCGGCGCGGGAGGTTCGGGCCGTGGATGCGGTGGGGGCGGGGGATGCGTTCGTCGCGGGCTATCTGTCGGCGCTGCTCGACGGAGCGGATTCCGCCGGGCGGCTCGATCGGGCGGTGACCACGGGGGCGTTCGCGGTGGCCTCGCGGGGGGACTGGGAGGGCGCGCCCACGCGGGCGGAGCTCGGCCTGCTGAGGGCCGCGCCGGGCACGGTCGTGCGCTAGCGCGCCCGGAAGGGGCGCGGGGAACTGCGCCCCCAGCCACAACACACCCGCACGGACCCAGATCCCCCCACCCCCCGGGTGCAACACAGCTCCGCAGGATTTAGGGAAGGGGCAATCGATGGGGCCCGGGGCGCAGCCCCGCGACCTCGGCCGAAGTTCAGCCACAGCACCCGCCGCCGCAGCACCCGCCCCCGCCCCCGCCCCCGCCCCCCGAGGCAGGCGCAGCTGCGGCACCCCCGACCGCCACGGTCGAGAGGAGCTTCACGGTGTCCTCGTGCCCGGCAGGGCAGGCCGCCGGGTCGGAGGCTTCGGACATCGGGCGGCTGAGTTCGAACGTGTCGCCGCAGGTGCGGCAGCGGAAGTCATATCGAGGCATGCGGCTCAGGCTACCTGTGACTGACGGCACAGCCCCGCAGTTATGCAACTAGTTGCATAATGGGTCCATGAGCCTGCCTCCGTACCCCCACCTGCTGAGCCCGCTCGACCTCGGGTTCACCACCCTGCCCAACCGCGTGATCATGGGCTCGATGCACATCGGCCTCGAAGAGGCCGAGCGTGGCTTCGAGCGGATGGCCGCCTTCTACGCGGAGCGTGCGCGGGGCGGGGCCGGACTCATCGTCACCGGCGGGATCGCCCCCAACGACCAGGGGCGGCCGTACGAGGGCGGCGCCAAGCTGACCACGCAGGACGAGGTCGCCCAGCACGCCGTCGTGACCGCCGCGGTGCACGCCGAGGGCGGGAAGATCGCGATGCAGATCCTGCACTTCGGGCGGTACGCGTACCACGAGGACCTGGTGGCGCCGAGCGCGATCCAGGCCCCGATCAGCCCCTTCCCGCCGCACGCCCTCACCGACGACGAGGTCGAGCAGACCGTCGAGGACTTCGTGCGGGCGGCGGAGCTGGCCAAGGCCGCCGGGTACGACGGCGTCGAGATCATGGGCTCCGAGGGCTACCTGATCAACGAGTTCATCGCCGCCAAGACCAACGAGCGCACCGACCGCTGGGGCGGCTCGTACGAGAACCGCATCCGCTTCCCCGTCGAGATCGTGCGCCGGACGCGGGAGCGGGTGGGGGACGACTTCATCCTCATCTACCGGCTGTCGATGCTGGACCTGGTGCCGGGCGGCTCGACCCTCGAAGAGGTCATCGCCCTCGCCAAGGAGATCGAGGCCGCCGGCGCCACCATCATCAACACCGGTATCGGCTGGCACGAGGCCCGCATCCCCACCATCGCGACCTCCGTGCCGCGCGGTGCGTACAGCTGGGTGACGAAGAAGGTCATGGGCGCGGTCTCGGTTCCGCTCGTGACCAGCAACCGCATCAACACCCCTGAGATCGCCGAGGAGTTGCTGGCCGACGGCCGTGCCGACCTGGTCTCGCTCGCCAGGCCCTTCCTCGCCGACCCGGAGTTCGTCGCCAAGGCGGCGGCGGGCCGGCCCGATGCCATCAACACCTGCATCGGCTGCAACCAGGCCTGCCTCGACCACACCTTCAACCTGCAGATCACCTCCTGCCTGGTGAACCCGCGCGCCTGCCACGAGACCGAGCTGGTGCTCATGCCGGTCCCGGAGGTCGGCGCGCGCAAGCGCCTCGCCGTGGTCGGCGCCGGTCCGGCCGGGCTCGCCTTCGCCGTGTCCGCCGCCGAACGCGGCCACCTGGTCACCCTCTTCGACGCCGCCGCCGAGATCGGCGGCCAGTTGAACATCGCCCGCAAGGTGCCGGGCAAGGAGGAGTTCGACGAGACGATCCGCTACTTCCGTACGCAGCTGAGTGAGCGGGGCGTCGAGGTGCGGCTCAACACCCGTATCGACGCGGGGGAGTTCGTGTCCGGCGCGTACGGAACGTACGACGAGGTCGTCATCGCCACCGGCGTCAGCCCGCGCACCCCGGACATCGAGGGCGTGCACCACCCGCGCGTGCTCAGCTATCTCGATGTGCTGCGCGACGGCGCCGAGGTGGGGGAGAAGGTCGCGATCGTGGGCGCTGGCGGGATCGGCTTCGACGTGGCCGAGTTCCTCACCGACGGCGGCGAGAAGGCGAGCCTCGACGCGGAGACGTACTTCCGGCAGTGGGGTGTGGACACCGCGTACGAGGGGCGCGGCGGGCTGCGCGCCCCCGAGCGGCCGCTGCCGCCGCGTGCCGTGCATCTGCTGCAGCGCAAGGCCAGCAAGGTCGGGCAGGGCCTGGGCAAGACGACGGGCTGGATCCACCGGACCGAGCTCAAGCACCGGGGCGTGCGGATGCTGGCGGGAGTCACGTACGACCGCATCGACGATGCGGGGCTGCACATCACGGTGGATGGGCAGAGTGAAGTGCTGGACGTGGACACGGTGGTGCTGTGTGCGGGCCAGGAGCCGAGGCGCGAGCTGTTCGACGCGCTGACGGAGGCCGGGCAGACCGTGCATGTCATCGGGGGCGCCGATGTGGCGGCGGAGCTCGACGCCAAGCGAGCGGTGCGCCAGGGTACGGAGCTGGCCGCGGCGGTCTGAGCGCGGTTCGGCGTGTGGCGAGGCCGGCCTGCCTCAGGTCGGCTCCGCCAAGCCTCAGTTCAGCGGCGTCCGGCACCTTCGTGCGCGCCCACCCGTGCCGCCCTGCGGCACGACTGCCCGCAGGTTGGCGACCATAGGATCAAGCCATGTCCCTCCCGCACGCCATCCTCACCGCTCTGCTGGAAAAGCCCTCCTCGGGGCTTGAGCTGACCCGTCGGTTCGACAAGTCGATCGGCTACTTCTGGTCGGCCACGCATCAGCAGATCTACCGCGAGCTGGCCAAGCTGGAGGAAGGCGGGCTGATCCGGGTGCTGCCGGCCGCGCAGCCGACGCGGGGGCAGAAGAAGGAGTACGAGGTGCTGCCCGCGGGCCGCGCCGAGCTCGTTTCCTGGGTGGCGAAGACGGATGACCCCAAGCCGCTGAGGGACCCCCTCGCCGTACGGATCCGTGCGGCCGGGGTGGTCGGGGTGCAGGGCCTCGCAGCCGAGCTGCGGCGTCATCTCGCCCTGCACCAGGAGCAGTTGGCGCAGTACCTCGCCTTCGAGGAGCGGGACTACCCGGCCGAGCGCGCGGCGGACGTGCCGGCCGAGGACCGGCTGCGGCATCTGCTGCTGCGCGGCGGGATCGACAGTGAGCGGTTCTGGATCGGCTGGATCACCGAGGTCCTCGCCGAGGTGGAAGGCATGCCCGAGGGTTAACCCGGTCCGCCCCCATGCGCATGCTCGCCCTCATGCACGTGCTTCAGCTTCATACGCGTGTCCACCACGTCCGGCCCCGGGAAGTCCCGCCAGAACCGATGGCAGGTGACGAACACCGCCAGCTCCCGCTCCCGGGAGCGCAGCTTCTCCACCTCGGCCTGCTCGTCCGGGCTCCAGCCCGGTGAGGCGGGGCGCTCCACCTTGCGCCAGCCTCCCGTGTCGCTGAACCCGTCGAGCGGCACGACGGACCAGGGGAGCCGCTTGAGCAGGGTCAACAGCTCGGCCCTGACCTGGTGCAGCTCTTGCTGACCGGCCAGCAGATCACTGGGGAATTCCTGGATTGCCGCCACGCACGCAATGCTACGTCTGTTCGAATTCGATGTGCGAGGGTTTCCTCACGCGTCACACGAACGTGTGGCCGAAAGTGCGCACGGCTGACCGAAGAGGGGGGCGGGCCTAGCCGCGTGCGGCGCCTCTGACCTCTAGGTTCTCCAGGAGCTCGCGGGTGGCCTCCGCGACCGCGTCCACGGCTCGGTCGAAGACCTCGCGGTTGTGTGCGGCCGGGGCGCGGAAGCCCGAGACCTTGCGGACGTACTGGAGCGCGGCGGCCCGGATGTCGTCCTCGGTGGCTTCCTCGGGGAGCACGGGCGGGCGAAGGGTCTTGATGCTGCGGCACATGCCCTCAGTCTGGCGCGAGGGTGTGCACCGGGGCCACCGGTTCGGATCGACCCCGGGTTCAGCTCGGATCGGCCCCGGCTCAGCCCGTCGTCTGCGGTCCCGCCGGACGCGGCCGGCGCATGAGGTACGCCGCCCCGGCCCCTGCCCCGAAGAGCGCCACGAGCGACACCCCCGTGGCCAGCCAGGTCGCCCCCAGCCACTGCCCGCCGAAGTACCCGAGCCCCACGCTGTACGCCGCCCACGCGACGCCCGCCAGGATCGACCAGGGCAGGAACTCGCGCACCTTCCGGTGCGCCGCACCCGCGCCGAGGGACACGACCGAGCGGCCCGCCGGGGCGAACCGGGCGATGACGACGAGGATGCCGCCGCCCCGCGCGAGCGCCGCGCCGAGCCGTTCCTGGGCGGAGGTGAGCCGGCGTGAGCGGGCGATGGCGCGGGAGAGGCGTTCGCCGCCGCGCCAGGCGAGGCGGTACGCGACCAGGTCGCCGAGCACGGACGCGGTGGCCGCGCACAGCAGCAGGGCCATGATGTCCGGCACCTCCCGTGCCATCTGTCCTGCGGCGCCCGAGCCCGCCGCCGCGGCGGTGGCCGCGGTGATCACCAGGAAGCCGCTGGGCAGCACCGGCAGGAACACGTCGAACAGGACGGAGAGCGCCACGACGGCGTAGATCCATGGGCTGCCGGTCAGCGACCCCACACTCTCGAGCACCCGAAAACTCCTGTGTCTGCCGCCATTCCCCCGACGCGATCGGCCTGTTGCACGATCGGCCTGACGGACAGCTGTACAGCGTACGCCTGCTGTGACCGCAGAGATCTACTGGGGTGCAAGTGTTCGTGGCCGGCCGTGCGGCGGGCCGCCTCCTCGCGTTCACCCGGCTGCCCCGGCCCGAGCGGCGGGCGGCGCGGGAGTCCCGTACGAAGCAAGAGAGGCAAGAAGGCTGAAAGAACGGGGCGTACGAGAGGAGCAGGGTGATGGTGGCAGTGGCGGGAGTGCTCGCGGGCGCCGTGGCGTCGGCGGTCCTTGCGAGCGGTGGCACGGCTGCGGATTGTTACTGGATGCGGGCCGAGGCGCAGTTCGCGCCGCCCACGGCGTTCATTCCGTCGGCGGCGGTGACGTACGACATGGAGCTGGTGCCCGCGGCGTCCTGGATCGAGGTGGCCCAGCGCAGCGACGAGCAGGCCACGACCGTGAAGCTGCGGGTGGAGGGGCTGAAGGCGGGCCACAAGTACGGCGTGCACGTGCACCAGAAGCCGTGCGGGGCCGACCCCAAGGACGCGGGCCCGCACTATCAGAACCGGGTCGACCCGGTGCAGCCCTCGAAGGACCCGAAGTACCTCAACGCGGAGAACGAGGTGTGGCTCGACTTCACCGCGGACAAGGAAGGCAGCGGGGCCGCCGTCGCCCGGCACAGTTGGGGATTCCGTGCGGGCGAGGCGGCCTCGGTGGTGCTGCACCGCGAACCGGGCGGTGCGGGCGACCGGTTGGCGTGCTTCACGGTGCCGTTCGGGTCACTGCCGCACGCCTGAGCGGTGCTTTGGAACAGGCCTCGGGTCAGGCCGTGGCGGGCGCGGCGGCCTTGGCCTCCTGCGCTGCGGGCTCGGACCCGGACTCGGCGGCGCGGCGGGCGAAGAGCCGGTCCAGGCCGAGCGCGCCGGAGCCGGTGAAGACCAGGAGCAGCAGGGCCCAGCAGAACATCGCGGAGGCCTCGCCGGAGTTCTGCAGCGGCCACAGCCCCTCGGGCTGGTGGACCTTGAAGTAGGCGTACGCCATCGAGCCCGAGGAGATGAACGCGGCGGCCCGGGTACCCAGGCCGACCATGACGAGAAGGCCACCCACGAGCTGGATGACGGCCGCGTACCAGCTGGGCCAGGTGCCGATCTCGGGGGCCTGGCCGCCCATCTGGGTGCCGTTCGGGAAGTCGAAGAGGCTGGCGGCGCCGTGGCAGGCGAAGAGCAGGCCGACGACGATGCGGAACAGGCCGAGAGCGTAGGGCTGGGCGCTGTTGAGGCGTCCGGTCATGACAGGGACTCCTTCGTTTCGGTCGTTTCTGGGGACGAGACCGATCGGGAAGGGAACAGGTTAGGTCAGCCTAAGCAGTGCTTGCAAGTTCAACATTTGCCCGTCCGGTGACAATG
Proteins encoded in this window:
- a CDS encoding DedA family protein translates to MLESVGSLTGSPWIYAVVALSVLFDVFLPVLPSGFLVITAATAAAAGSGAAGQMAREVPDIMALLLCAATASVLGDLVAYRLAWRGGERLSRAIARSRRLTSAQERLGAALARGGGILVVIARFAPAGRSVVSLGAGAAHRKVREFLPWSILAGVAWAAYSVGLGYFGGQWLGATWLATGVSLVALFGAGAGAAYLMRRPRPAGPQTTG
- a CDS encoding superoxide dismutase family protein; translated protein: MVAVAGVLAGAVASAVLASGGTAADCYWMRAEAQFAPPTAFIPSAAVTYDMELVPAASWIEVAQRSDEQATTVKLRVEGLKAGHKYGVHVHQKPCGADPKDAGPHYQNRVDPVQPSKDPKYLNAENEVWLDFTADKEGSGAAVARHSWGFRAGEAASVVLHREPGGAGDRLACFTVPFGSLPHA
- a CDS encoding PadR family transcriptional regulator translates to MSLPHAILTALLEKPSSGLELTRRFDKSIGYFWSATHQQIYRELAKLEEGGLIRVLPAAQPTRGQKKEYEVLPAGRAELVSWVAKTDDPKPLRDPLAVRIRAAGVVGVQGLAAELRRHLALHQEQLAQYLAFEERDYPAERAADVPAEDRLRHLLLRGGIDSERFWIGWITEVLAEVEGMPEG
- a CDS encoding DUF2277 domain-containing protein, producing MCRSIKTLRPPVLPEEATEDDIRAAALQYVRKVSGFRAPAAHNREVFDRAVDAVAEATRELLENLEVRGAARG
- a CDS encoding FmdB family zinc ribbon protein, with translation MPRYDFRCRTCGDTFELSRPMSEASDPAACPAGHEDTVKLLSTVAVGGAAAAPASGGGGGGGGGCCGGGCCG
- a CDS encoding DoxX family protein, producing MTGRLNSAQPYALGLFRIVVGLLFACHGAASLFDFPNGTQMGGQAPEIGTWPSWYAAVIQLVGGLLVMVGLGTRAAAFISSGSMAYAYFKVHQPEGLWPLQNSGEASAMFCWALLLLVFTGSGALGLDRLFARRAAESGSEPAAQEAKAAAPATA
- a CDS encoding NADPH-dependent 2,4-dienoyl-CoA reductase, coding for MPPYPHLLSPLDLGFTTLPNRVIMGSMHIGLEEAERGFERMAAFYAERARGGAGLIVTGGIAPNDQGRPYEGGAKLTTQDEVAQHAVVTAAVHAEGGKIAMQILHFGRYAYHEDLVAPSAIQAPISPFPPHALTDDEVEQTVEDFVRAAELAKAAGYDGVEIMGSEGYLINEFIAAKTNERTDRWGGSYENRIRFPVEIVRRTRERVGDDFILIYRLSMLDLVPGGSTLEEVIALAKEIEAAGATIINTGIGWHEARIPTIATSVPRGAYSWVTKKVMGAVSVPLVTSNRINTPEIAEELLADGRADLVSLARPFLADPEFVAKAAAGRPDAINTCIGCNQACLDHTFNLQITSCLVNPRACHETELVLMPVPEVGARKRLAVVGAGPAGLAFAVSAAERGHLVTLFDAAAEIGGQLNIARKVPGKEEFDETIRYFRTQLSERGVEVRLNTRIDAGEFVSGAYGTYDEVVIATGVSPRTPDIEGVHHPRVLSYLDVLRDGAEVGEKVAIVGAGGIGFDVAEFLTDGGEKASLDAETYFRQWGVDTAYEGRGGLRAPERPLPPRAVHLLQRKASKVGQGLGKTTGWIHRTELKHRGVRMLAGVTYDRIDDAGLHITVDGQSEVLDVDTVVLCAGQEPRRELFDALTEAGQTVHVIGGADVAAELDAKRAVRQGTELAAAV